In a single window of the Rhopalosiphum padi isolate XX-2018 chromosome 1, ASM2088224v1, whole genome shotgun sequence genome:
- the LOC132931746 gene encoding uncharacterized protein LOC132931746, translating to MCLSWIQACTAIHLLWSVLYISVGAVQIVAGIFFLFTVPVLRIGSNIWTGSWNVFFGVGGAVFSCVGDWTTAKQRGLLCLTVSILIMNIVNLIILEIGEWRYLTPESVKHIMSKEGLETLVLYARYTTSISTLVAIIGAFFDSQITFCCMLRVDKTQQNAEPDNNSDVDYIMPRVKSECVLRSNSTARKTSDNNYGRSWVFEADGTTGPGGCPTYASTESLSALDHRPPAAVTATAAVCSRTVTLKRRAKPVTPVVIVEMDGTGGRPTQLMTSFSRTPSPVGLSESSSQDSVSAAAVAAVPIYECLEKLTEPSVYRSRLNTALSASIQEAIASGDRPPRSLSPRPPPAAEPVQYASLMEELQKTIGNRLSKHVESPEERFSAELDDALQDIQDLESPNGHSNDRTDDSSDSDAASMKTTKTVILNGKNADDLGYVSMRQDCAHLLSVYDQVECELPEELPEETNNNTIGLDVTVKTSSKGWKSLSTMLKRKHRAALTLIPEIEASIIKSECLAYLSDKELIERYDRNKMVHRQIEEKVWKQINGASETDSPC from the exons ATGTGCTTAAGCTGGATTCAAGCATGCACCGCCATACACCTGCTGTGGAGTGTGCTGTATATAAGCGTTGGCGCTGTCCAAATAGTAGCAGGCATATTTTTCCTATTCACAGTTCCTGTTCTCAGAATAGGATCAAACATATGGACAGGGTCTTGG AACGTGTTCTTTGGAGTAGGAGGAGCAGTTTTCTCGTGTGTAGGTGATTGGACTACAGCCAAACAACGAGGTCTGTTATGCCTCACTGTGTCTATCCTGATTATgaacatagtaaatttaataatattggaaaTCGGAGAATGGAGATACCTAACACCTGAATCGGTTAAACATATCATGTCGAAAGAAGGCTTGGAAACTTTAGTTCTAtatg CTCGTTACACTACTAGTATAAGCACATTAGTAGCCATAATCGGCGCATTTTTCGATTCGCAGATAACGTTTTGTTGTATGCTACGTGTGGATAAAACACAACAAAATGCAGAACCAGATAACAATTCAGATGTCGATTACATTATGCCAAGG GTCAAATCGGAGTGCGTGTTGCGGTCGAACAGCACCGCCAGGAAAACGTCGGACAACAACTACGGCCGTTCCTGGGTGTTCGAGGCGGACGGCACGACGGGCCCCGGTGGCTGTCCCACGTACGCGTCCACGGAATCGCTGAGCGCGCTCGACCACCGGCCACCGGCGGCGGTGACCGCGACCGCGGCCGTGTGCAGCCGGACGGTGACGCTGAAGCGCAGGGCCAAGCCGGTGACGCCGGTGGTGATCGTCGAGATGGACGGCACGGGCGGCCGGCCCACGCAGCTGATGACCAGCTTCTCGCGGACACCGTCGCCGGTCGGCCTGTCGGAGAGCTCGTCGCAGGACTCGGTGTCCGCGGCCGCCGTGGCCGCCGTGCCGATTTACGAGTGCCTGGAAAAGCTGACCGAACCGTCCGTGTACAGGTCCCGCTTGAACACCGCCTTGTCCGCCAGTATCCAGGAGGCCATCGCGTCCGGCGACCGGCCGCCGCGGAGCCTATCGCCAAGGCCGCCGCCCGCCGCGGAGCCCGTCCAGTACGCGTCGCTGATGGAAGAACTGCAGAAGACAATCGGCAACAGGCTGTCCAAACACGTCGAATCGCCCGAAGAGAG attcagTGCCGAATTGGACGATGCACTACAAGACATCCAAGATTTAGAATCTCCAAATGGCCATAGCAATGACCGGACAGATGACAGTAGTGACAGTGATGCAGCCAGCATGAAGACCACAAAGACAGTTATACTAAATGGTAAGAACGCTGATGACTTAGGTTACGTATCGATGCGCCAAGATTGCGCACACTTGTTGAGCGTGTACGACCAAGTAGAATGCGAATTGCCAGAAGAACTGCCGGAAGAGACAAACAACAACACAATTGGGTTGGATGTCACTGTTAAGACTTCTAGTAAGGGTTGGAAGTCATTGTCAACAAtgttaaaaagaaaacataGAGCCGCTCTAACTTTAATACCTGAAATCGAAGCATCCATTATAAAATCTGAATGTTTGGCATACTTGTCAGATAAAGAATTGATTGAACGATACGACCGTAATAAAATGGTACACAGG caaaTCGAAGAAAAAGTTTGGAAACAAATTAACGGTGCTTCGGAGACCGATTCCCCTTGCTGA
- the LOC132917195 gene encoding protein zyg-11 homolog B-like has translation MYANPETLKDLCIDYVCDNIEKLYMAEQISETDLQPSEPEYMFIDRNVYLPMEVSEVLLTKLSVRNKLNDEILSLFSNKNVYLRNVILPKTKNLTTKGLRTLKKHKIKKLKVYGLDCTVNELVGSLGEWTTQNLESLCVSNSSFISDSYDLRFCVAVSLSKLKNLCSLDVSNTEFSTNNLIAVVEDLPLLESLDISNTKVDTLLPLGKKKNQLRKLSVYNLKEATMHLIAFSPLKSMTSLTHLDLSSEKYSHPFENFSCDTPWLQFLTDPDWLPNLVSLDISGSDNVGPRIMQDFLTTHKKLRFLGLMHMDDCGLAMFTVPTHPLYNPDLVVTGVVTQEQLLTGLKRYTKRPTYIQKCLYHLFKWTEKYNCPKVDIIQLILNVMNCLPDSFPVQMAATACLYNLTKSDLALNIHPSVLAKVVEATLDAMERFPNHNQLQKNTLLTLCSDRILQDVKMDKFRCAKLVLDSLHFFNDIVMNRMSVAICSILAAKISTSETSQLGSNPRYMAKLLSIVFEKLSTRTVDVTMKFTLSALWNLTDESPTTCKVFIDEGGLALYMNILNTFIDDSTVETKVLGLVNNIAEVPHLRNMLFSNDIIPTLRRLLRSEQIDVSYFAAGIIAHLACEPSWETFTVNSKAEVLEELRYAVKQWVPPEGEMVAYRSFQPFIGLLKSTNTPQVQLWAAWAILHVCTKNAKKYCAMLNKENGVDILQQIALDKAVDHEVCELCYGILDLMNEFRKVSNPVQQIDTF, from the exons ATGTATGCCAATCCTGAAACCCTTAAAGATTTGTGCATTGACTATGTCTGCGACAACATAGAAAAACTTTATATGGCTGAACAAATAAGTGAGACTGACTTACAGCCTTCTGAACCTGAGTATATGTTTATTGACAGAAATGTATACTTGCCAATGGAGGTTTCAGAGGTGTTGTTGACAAAACTTAGTGTACGGAATAAACTTAATGATGAAATATTATCACTATTCagtaataaaaatgtctatttgag GAATGTCATActaccaaaaacaaaaaatttaaccaCAAAAGGACTAAGAACAttaaaaaagcataaaattaaGAAACTAAAAGTTTATGGTTTGGATTGTACAGTAAATGAACTTGTTGGTTCATTAGGTGAATGGACAACACAGAATTTAGAATCATTATGTGTATCAAATAGTTCATTCATTAGTGATTCTTA tgatTTGAGATTTTGTGTTGCTGTctcattatcaaaattaaaaaacctttGTTCACTTGATGTCAGTAATACTGAGTTTAGTACCAACAATTTAATTGCTGTAGTTGAAGATTTGCCTCTTTTGGAGTCATTAGATATTTCTAATACAAAAGTTGACACACTTTTACCATTGGGAAAGAAGAAAAACCAATTAAGAAAATTgagtgtatacaatttaaag gAAGCTACAATGCATTTGATTGCCTTCAGTCCACTTAAAAGTATGACATCGTTGACACATTTAGATTTAtcatctgaaaaatattctcaCCCGTTTGAGAATTTTAGCTGTGATACACCTTGGTTACAATTTTTGACTGATCCCGATTGGTTACCCAATTTAGTTTCATTGGATATATCTG GAAGCGATAATGTTGGTCCAAGAATCATGCAAGATTTTTTAACTACTCATAAAAAACTAAGATTTTTAGGTTTAATGCATATGGATGATTGTGGTTTGGCTATGTTCACTGTCCCGACTCATCCATTATATAATCCAGACTTGGTG GTTACTGGTGTTGTGACACAAGAGCAATTATTGACCGGTTTAAAGCGTTACACAAAACGTCCAACatatattcaaaaatgtctTTACCATTTGTTTAAATGGACTGAAAAATATAACTGCCCTAAAGTTGACATTATccaa ttaattttaaatgtgatgAACTGTCTTCCTGACAGTTTCCCAGTACAAATGGCAGCAACTGCTTGTCTTTATAATTTAACCAAGAGTGATCTAGCCTTAAACATACATCCTAGTGTTTTGGCTAAAGTAGTAGAAGCAACATTAGATGCCATGGAACGTTTTCCTAATCATAACCAGTTACAGAAAAATACACTATTGACATTATGTAGTGATCGTATACTTCAA GATGTGAAAATGGATAAGTTCAGGTGTGCAAAATTAGTCTTggattcattacattttttcaatgatattgTCATGAACCGTATGAGTGTTGCAATCTGCAGTATATTAG ctgcAAAAATTTCTACGTCTGAAACCTCTCAATTAGGATCTAACCCAAGATATATGGCCAAATTGTTATCAATAGTATTTGAAAAACTATCAACTCGAACTGTTGATGTGACTATGAAGTTCACACTTAGTGCACTTTGGAATCTTacgg atgaaTCCCCTACAACATGCAAAGTTTTCATTGATGAAGGAGGGTTAgcattatatatgaatatattaaatacatttattgatgACAGTACTGTAGAAACTAAAGTACTTGGTTTAGTAAACAATATTGCTGAAGTACCACATTTGAGAAATATGTTATTCAGTAATGATATTATTCCTACTCTAAG acGTTTATTACGGTCAGAACAAATTGACGTAAGCTATTTTGCGGCTGGAATAATTGCTCATTTAGCTTGTGAACCTAGTTGGGAAACATTTACTGTGAATAGTAAAGCTGAAGTTTTGGAAGAACTACGATATGCTGTTAAACAATGGGTACCGCCTGAGGGAGAAATGGTTGCATACAGATCTTTCCAGCCTTTTATTGGGCTACTAAAATCAACCAACACACCACAGGTTCAGCTTTGGGCTGCATGGGCAATACTTCATGTTTGTACTAAAAatg ctaaaaaatattgtgcaaTGCTTAATAAAGAAAATGGTGTTGATATTCTTCAACAAATTGCTTTGGATAAAGCAGTCGATCATGAAGTGTGTGAATTATGCTATGGTATATTAGACTTGATGAATGAATTTAG gaAAGTTTCTAATCCAGTACAacaaattgatacattttag
- the LOC132931647 gene encoding ragulator complex protein LAMTOR3-A — protein sequence MEDLRRYLYQTLTKVEGLYSILISDHDGVIILKAHANKSSEQNSNYKHSFLSEFNSASEQAGKLELGKNKTVICFYTNNQVVQLNCSRFLITFVASEKANTGNILGLEKVLEPLLKDLQAIQFP from the exons ATGGAG gaTTTAAGAAGATATTTATACCAAACCTTAACTAAGGTTGAAGGTCTTTACTCAATTCTGATATCTGATCATGatggtgttattattttaaaag ccCATGCCAATAAATCATCTGAACAAAATTCAAATTacaaacattcatttttatcaGAATTTAATTCTGCATCAGAACAAGCAGGGAAATTAGaacttggaaaaaataaaacagtgatttgtttttatacaaacaaCCAA gtAGTCCAGTTAAATTGCTCAAGATTCTTAATTACATTTGTGGCTTCTGAAAAAGCAAATACTGGTAATATATTAGGGCTAGAAAAAGTGCTGGAGCCATTATTGAAGGATTTACAAGCTATACAGTTtccttaa